A stretch of Cicer arietinum cultivar CDC Frontier isolate Library 1 chromosome 5, Cicar.CDCFrontier_v2.0, whole genome shotgun sequence DNA encodes these proteins:
- the LOC101497625 gene encoding serine/threonine-protein kinase RIPK-like isoform X2, which translates to MSSKKITWKSLVLILGCYKTKNTLDETEKRGLKHGSFKRLCLSDISINSTSSSQAIEDLSVSLAGSKLYTFTLEELREATHDFSWSNLLGEGGFGPVYKGFVDDKLRHGLRAQPVAVKRLNLDGSQGHREWLAEIIFLGQLRHPHLVKLIGYCCEEEQRLLVYEYMARGSLENQLFRRYSATLPWSTRMKIALGAAKGLAFLHETDKPVIYRDFKASNILLDSDYTAKLSDLGLAKDGPDGEETHVTTTCIMGTKGYAAPEYIMSGHLSTKSDVYSYGVVLLELLTGKRVLDKSRSNRERNLVEWARPILRDQRKLLHITDSRLEGQFPIKGALKVAALTYKCLSHHPNPRPTMSDVVKILESLQDFDDVIIGPFVYVAVSENGQ; encoded by the exons ATGAGTTCTAAAAAGATTACATGGAAGTCCTTGGTCTTGATCTTAGGTTGTTACAAGACCAAAAACACCTTAGATGAAACAGAGAAACGAGGTTTAAAACATGGTTCTTTCAAAAGGCTATGTCTCTCTGATATAAGCATTAATTCTACAAGCTCTAGTCAAGCTATTGAGGATCTTTCAGTTTCTTTAGCTGGCTCAAAGCTTTACACATTCACCTTAGAGGAGTTAAGAGAAGCAACACATGACTTTTCATGGAGTAATTTGCTAGGTGAAGGAGGGTTTGGACCTGTTTATAagggttttgttgatgataaACTTAGACATGGTTTGAGGGCTCAACCTGTTGCTGTTAAACGGCTCAACTTGGATGGCTCACAAGGTCACAGAGAGTGGCTG GCAGAGATTATATTTCTTGGACAGCTTAGACATCCACATCTTGTAAAGTTAATTGGATATTGTTGTGAGGAGGAGCAAAGGCTTCTGGTGTATGAATACATGGCAAGAGGGAgcttggagaatcaattgttcAGAA GATACTCTGCTACCTTACCATGGTCAACCAGAATGAAAATTGCATTAGGTGCAGCTAAAGGTCTAGCCTTCCTTCATGAAACAGATAAACCTGTAATATATAGGGATTTCAAAGCTTCAAATATATTACTCGACTCG gATTACACGGCTAAACTATCAGACCTTGGACTAGCAAAAGATGGTCCTGATGGAGAAGAAACACATGTGACAACAACATGCATAATGGGAACAAAAGGTTATGCTGCTCCTGAGTATATCATGTCAG GCCACCTTTCTACAAAGAGTGATGTGTATAGCTATGGAGTTGTGTTATTGGAACTGCTTACAGGCAAGAGGGTACTGGACAAAAGCAGATCAAATAGAGAGAGAAACTTGGTGGAATGGGCAAGGCCTATTTTGAGAGATCAAAGAAAGCTTCTTCATATCACAGACTCAAGATTAGAGGGTCAGTTTCCTATTAAAGGAGCTTTGAAAGTTGCTGCATTGACTTATAAATGTTTGAGTCACCACCCAAATCCAAGGCCTACTATGAGTGATGTGGTAAAGATATTGGAATCACTTCAGGATTTTGATGATGTGATCATAGGACCATTTGTGTATGTAGCAGTTAGTGAAAATGGCCAATGA
- the LOC101497625 gene encoding serine/threonine-protein kinase RIPK-like isoform X1, giving the protein MSSKKITWKSLVLILGCYKTKNTLDETEKRGLKHGSFKRLCLSDISINSTSSSQAIEDLSVSLAGSKLYTFTLEELREATHDFSWSNLLGEGGFGPVYKGFVDDKLRHGLRAQPVAVKRLNLDGSQGHREWLAEIIFLGQLRHPHLVKLIGYCCEEEQRLLVYEYMARGSLENQLFRTGYSATLPWSTRMKIALGAAKGLAFLHETDKPVIYRDFKASNILLDSDYTAKLSDLGLAKDGPDGEETHVTTTCIMGTKGYAAPEYIMSGHLSTKSDVYSYGVVLLELLTGKRVLDKSRSNRERNLVEWARPILRDQRKLLHITDSRLEGQFPIKGALKVAALTYKCLSHHPNPRPTMSDVVKILESLQDFDDVIIGPFVYVAVSENGQ; this is encoded by the exons ATGAGTTCTAAAAAGATTACATGGAAGTCCTTGGTCTTGATCTTAGGTTGTTACAAGACCAAAAACACCTTAGATGAAACAGAGAAACGAGGTTTAAAACATGGTTCTTTCAAAAGGCTATGTCTCTCTGATATAAGCATTAATTCTACAAGCTCTAGTCAAGCTATTGAGGATCTTTCAGTTTCTTTAGCTGGCTCAAAGCTTTACACATTCACCTTAGAGGAGTTAAGAGAAGCAACACATGACTTTTCATGGAGTAATTTGCTAGGTGAAGGAGGGTTTGGACCTGTTTATAagggttttgttgatgataaACTTAGACATGGTTTGAGGGCTCAACCTGTTGCTGTTAAACGGCTCAACTTGGATGGCTCACAAGGTCACAGAGAGTGGCTG GCAGAGATTATATTTCTTGGACAGCTTAGACATCCACATCTTGTAAAGTTAATTGGATATTGTTGTGAGGAGGAGCAAAGGCTTCTGGTGTATGAATACATGGCAAGAGGGAgcttggagaatcaattgttcAGAA CAGGATACTCTGCTACCTTACCATGGTCAACCAGAATGAAAATTGCATTAGGTGCAGCTAAAGGTCTAGCCTTCCTTCATGAAACAGATAAACCTGTAATATATAGGGATTTCAAAGCTTCAAATATATTACTCGACTCG gATTACACGGCTAAACTATCAGACCTTGGACTAGCAAAAGATGGTCCTGATGGAGAAGAAACACATGTGACAACAACATGCATAATGGGAACAAAAGGTTATGCTGCTCCTGAGTATATCATGTCAG GCCACCTTTCTACAAAGAGTGATGTGTATAGCTATGGAGTTGTGTTATTGGAACTGCTTACAGGCAAGAGGGTACTGGACAAAAGCAGATCAAATAGAGAGAGAAACTTGGTGGAATGGGCAAGGCCTATTTTGAGAGATCAAAGAAAGCTTCTTCATATCACAGACTCAAGATTAGAGGGTCAGTTTCCTATTAAAGGAGCTTTGAAAGTTGCTGCATTGACTTATAAATGTTTGAGTCACCACCCAAATCCAAGGCCTACTATGAGTGATGTGGTAAAGATATTGGAATCACTTCAGGATTTTGATGATGTGATCATAGGACCATTTGTGTATGTAGCAGTTAGTGAAAATGGCCAATGA
- the LOC101497958 gene encoding copper transporter 5.1-like, whose amino-acid sequence MMHMTFYWSKKVTLLIDSWKTDSWTSYILSLLACLIVSIFYQLLENRRIRLKLFASGKQFPAEIQTPLIQRKLVGSRAKLGVKLAGAVLFGVSSAIGYFLMLSVMSFNGGVFIAIVVGLAIGYLFFRSDGEDSFVGDSSCACA is encoded by the coding sequence ATGATGCACATGACCTTCTACTGGAGCAAAAAAGTGACTCTCCTAATAGATTCATGGAAAACTGATTCATGGACGAGTTACATACTGAGTCTACTCGCTTGCCTAATCGTTTCCATTTTCTATCAGCTTCTCGAAAACCGCCGTATTCGCCTCAAACTATTCGCCTCCGGAAAGCAGTTTCCGGCCGAGATCCAGACTCCTCTTATTCAACGGAAGCTTGTCGGAAGTAGAGCTAAATTAGGCGTGAAACTCGCCGGAGCAGTTCTGTTCGGTGTGAGCTCGGCGATCGGGTATTTCTTGATGCTGTCTGTTATGTCGTTTAACGGTGGAGTGTTTATTGCTATTGTTGTTGGTCTTGCTATTGGTTACTTGTTCTTCAGGAGTGATGGTGAAGATTCTTTCGTCGGTGATAGTTCTTGCGCATGTGCTTGA